In one window of Bos javanicus breed banteng chromosome 24, ARS-OSU_banteng_1.0, whole genome shotgun sequence DNA:
- the CABYR gene encoding calcium-binding tyrosine phosphorylation-regulated protein isoform X1 has protein sequence MISSKPRLVVPYGLKTLLEGVSRAILKTNPPNITQFAAVYFRELILFREGRPCLDIKDLVKQFHQIKVEKWSEGAAQEKKAECVREPERTSTISLEPKRMEKSTDTEEDNIAAPLFSSKTTQFPSVQADLSPEPEDAGEALRGPSKPTTPKNATPPSSPLPAAVTSEFAYVPADPAQFAAQMLGNVPSVHSDQSEILMVDVATSMPGISEETLSSKAAEENVVAPPSVCSGKLVAEQVVSEKSVHVRVGSKAESPTASSSPLQGEQEPPACDHASEVPLQADIEVTSTMHIASIYNDEPVIEGVTYVEQLPEQIVIPFSDHVARLKGKEQSPPHSPILVVGKTASRGSEKSVGSAKFVQLESTKYDSSVHVEADGSTKAVSSEKSMHLEVEIFALAPGSAGQESGENPASQETEVKPARSGSVRSSSGPQPPVPEGLYEPEMEPERDAAPSNEV, from the exons ATGATTTCTTCAAAGCCCAGACTTGTCGTACCTTATGGCCTCAAGACTCTGCTTGAGGGAGTTAGCAGAGCCATACTCAAAACCAATCCACCAAACATCACCCAGTTCGCAGCAGTTTATTTCAGAGAACTTATTCTCTTTAGAGAAG GACGTCCTTGTCTGGATATAAAAGATCTGGTTAAACAATTTCATCAGATTAAAG TGGAGAAATGGTCGGAAGGAGCGGCCCAAGAGAAGAAAGCAGAATGTGTGAGAGAACCAGAAAGAACGTCTACCATTTCCCTAGAGCCTAAACGGATGGAGAAATCGACGGACACCGAGGAGGATAACATAGCAGCGCCGCTGTTCAGCAGCAAAACCACTCAGTTCCCGTCAGTCCAGGCCGACCTGTCCCCAGAGCCTGAGGATGCAGGTGAAGCACTCCGGGGCCCATCCAAACCGACCACCCCTAAGAACGCCACCCCACCATCGTCACCGTTGCCAGCAGCCGTCACTTCCGAGTTTGCCTATGTCCCTGCGGACCCCGCCCAGTTTGCTGCTCAGATGTTAGGTAATGTTCCATCTGTTCATTCTGATCAATCTGAAATTTTAATGGTGGATGTGGCAACAAGTATGCCTGGTATTTCCGAGGAGACGCTGAGCTCGAAGGCTGCTGAAGAGAACGTGGTGGCCCCTCCTAGTGTGTGTTCTGGCAAGCTGGTAGCAGAGCAGGTTGTGAGCGAAAAATCTGTCCATGTACGTGTGGGCAGTAAGGCTGAATCACCAACGGCTTCCTCATCCCCCTTGCAGGGTGAACAAGAACCTCCTGCTTGTGACCATGCTTCTGAGGTCCCTTTGCAGGCTGACATTGAGGTGACATCCACCATGCACATAGCTTCTATCTATAATGATGAGCCTGTAATCGAAGGAGTTACTTATGTTGAGCAGTTACCAGAACAAATAGTTATCCCCTTCTCTGATCACGTTGCTCGTCTTAAAGGCAAGGAGCAGTCACCACCACACAGTCCCATACTTGTAGTAGGCAAAACAGCCTCACGCGGGTCTGAAAAATCTGTGGGTTCCGCAAAATTTGTGCAGTTGGAGAGTACAAAATAtgactcctcagtccatgtggAGGCAGACGGCTCTACCAAAGCAGTGAGCTCTGAGAAATCTATGCACCTTGAAGTGGAGATCTTTGCGCTGGCCCCTGGCAGTGCTGGGCAGGAGTCCGGGGAAAACCCTGCGTCCCAGGAGACGGAGGTCAAACCCGCGCGCTCAGGGTCCGTAAGATCATCTAGTGGCCCCCAACCTCCTGTTCCAGAAGGTCTTTATGAACCAGAAATGGAACCAGAACGGGACGCAGCACCTTCCAACGAGGTTTGA
- the CABYR gene encoding calcium-binding tyrosine phosphorylation-regulated protein isoform X2, whose amino-acid sequence MISSKPRLVVPYGLKTLLEGVSRAILKTNPPNITQFAAVYFRELILFREGRPCLDIKDLVKQFHQIKVEKWSEGAAQEKKAECVREPERTSTISLEPKRMEKSTDTEEDNIAAPLFSSKTTQFPSVQADLSPEPEDAGEALRGPSKPTTPKNATPPSSPLPAAVTSEFAYVPADPAQFAAQMLAIAASEAGQPPPYSNMWTLYCLTDMNQQSRPSPPPVPGPFPQATLYLSNPKDPQFLQHPPKVTSPTYVMMDDSKKTSAPPFILVGSNVQEAQDWKPVPGHAVVSQSEAVKRYAAVQVPIALPADQKFQKHVPTPQNASPPTSGQDVPRPKSPVFLSVAFPVEDVAKKGSGSGDKRSPFGSYGIAGEITVTTAHVRRAET is encoded by the exons ATGATTTCTTCAAAGCCCAGACTTGTCGTACCTTATGGCCTCAAGACTCTGCTTGAGGGAGTTAGCAGAGCCATACTCAAAACCAATCCACCAAACATCACCCAGTTCGCAGCAGTTTATTTCAGAGAACTTATTCTCTTTAGAGAAG GACGTCCTTGTCTGGATATAAAAGATCTGGTTAAACAATTTCATCAGATTAAAG TGGAGAAATGGTCGGAAGGAGCGGCCCAAGAGAAGAAAGCAGAATGTGTGAGAGAACCAGAAAGAACGTCTACCATTTCCCTAGAGCCTAAACGGATGGAGAAATCGACGGACACCGAGGAGGATAACATAGCAGCGCCGCTGTTCAGCAGCAAAACCACTCAGTTCCCGTCAGTCCAGGCCGACCTGTCCCCAGAGCCTGAGGATGCAGGTGAAGCACTCCGGGGCCCATCCAAACCGACCACCCCTAAGAACGCCACCCCACCATCGTCACCGTTGCCAGCAGCCGTCACTTCCGAGTTTGCCTATGTCCCTGCGGACCCCGCCCAGTTTGCTGCTCAGATGTTAG cgaTAGCAGCAAGCGAAGCAGGACAACCACCACCATATTCTAACATGTGGACCCTTTATTGTCTAACTGATATGAATCAACAAAGCCGCCCATCACCGCCACCTGTACCTGGGCCTTTCCCCCAGGCGACCCTCTATCTTTCTAATCCTAAGGATCCACAGTTTCTGCAGCATCCACCGAAAGTTACTTCTCCAACTTATGTGATGATGGACGACAGCAAGAAGACCAGTGCCCCGCCTTTTATTTTAGTGGGCTCAAATGTTCAGGAAGCACAGGATTGGAAGCCTGTTCCTGGACATGCTGTTGTTTCCCAGTCAGAGGCCGTGAAGAGATATGCCGCAGTGCAAGTGCCCATTGCTCTTCCTGCAGATCAGAAATTCCAGAAACACGTCCCCACCCCCCAGAATGCTAGTCCTCCTACAAGTGGACAAGATGTGCCCAGACCAAAAAGcccagtttttctttctgttgctttCCCGGTAGAAGATGTAGCCAAAAAAGGTTCAGGATCTGGTGACAAACGTTCTCCCTTTGGAAGTTACGGTATTGCTGGAGAAATAACCGTGACTACTGCCCATGTTCGCAGAGCAGAAACTTAA